The following coding sequences lie in one Spinacia oleracea cultivar Varoflay chromosome 1, BTI_SOV_V1, whole genome shotgun sequence genomic window:
- the LOC110801168 gene encoding hydroxyproline O-arabinosyltransferase 1 isoform X1 — protein sequence MGMGFGTYIKTLLITFSAALITYNVIISANAPLKLDFPGPKNPSLNSFDSSFDPVIRLPNDRKSKLASAQKRLFHTAVTASDSVYNTWQCRVMYYWFKKFQSQPNSEMGGFTRILHSGQPDKYMDEIPTFVAQPLPSGVDQGYIVLNRPWAFVQWLEQADIKEDYILMAEPDHIIVKPIPNLSRDGHGAAFPFFYIEPKKYESTLRKYFPENKGPITQIDPIGNSPVIIAKESLKKIAPSWMNVSLGMKQDPEADKAFGWVLEMYAYAVASALHGVKNILYKDFMIQPPWDTEVGKKYIIHYTYGCDYDMKGKLTYGTIGEWRFDKRSYDKVKPPRNLTLPPPGVPESVVTLVKMVNEATSNIPDW from the exons ATGGGAATGGGTTTTGGGACATACATCAAAACCCTACTAATTACATTCTCAGCAGCTCTAATCACCTACAATGTCATCATCTCTGCAAATGCACCTTTAAAGCTTGATTTCCCAGGACCCAAAAACCCTTCTTTAAATTCTTTCGATTCTTCATTTGACCCAGTAATTAGACTTCCTAATGATCGCAAATCTAAACTGGCTTCAGCTCAAAAGAGGCTCTTTCACACTGCTGTGACTGCCTCGGATTCTGTGTACAATACTTGGCAATGTAGAGTGATGTATTATTGGTTCAAGAAGTTTCAGAGTCAACCCAATTCTGAGATGGGTGGGTTTACTCGTATTTTGCATTCAGGTCAACCGGATAAGTATATGGATGAGATCCCCACTTTTGTTGCTCAGCCTCTCCCTTCTGGGGTGGATCAG GGTTACATAGTTCTCAACAGACCTTGGGCATTCGTACAATGGCTTGAACAAGCAGACATCAAAGAAGA TTATATACTAATGGCAGAGCCAGATCACATTATTGTGAAGCCTATACCTAATTTATCTCGTGATGGGCACGGAGCTGCTTTTCCATTCTTTTATATTGAACCTAAGAAATATGAGTCCACACTCCGGAAGTATTTTCCTGAGAACAAGGGACCAATCACACAAATCGATCCCATTGGGAATTCTCCTGTAATTATTGCTAAG GAATCTCTCAAGAAGATAGCTCCCTCATGGATGAATGTTTCATTGGGAATGAAGCAGGATCCTGAAGCCGACAAAGCTTTTGGCTGGGTTCTTGAGAT GTATGCCTATGCTGTGGCGTCTGCCTTGCATGGTGTAAAGAACATCTTGTATAAGGATTTCATGATTCAG CCTCCGTGGGACACAGAAGTGGGAAAGAAGTATATCATCCATTACACTTACGGATGTGACTACGATATGAAG GGTAAGCTAACATATGGCACGATTGGAGAATGGAGATTTGACAAGAGATCCTATGACAAGGTTAAACCTCCAAGAAACTTGACGCTGCCACCACCCGGTGTTCCTGAAAGTGTG GTGACACTTGTGAAAATGGTGAATGAGGCAACATCAAACATACCTGACTGGTAG
- the LOC110801168 gene encoding hydroxyproline O-arabinosyltransferase 1 isoform X2: protein MGMGFGTYIKTLLITFSAALITYNVIISANAPLKLDFPGPKNPSLNSFDSSFDPVIRLPNDRKSKLASAQKRLFHTAVTASDSVYNTWQCRVMYYWFKKFQSQPNSEMGGFTRILHSGQPDKYMDEIPTFVAQPLPSGVDQGYIVLNRPWAFVQWLEQADIKEDYILMAEPDHIIVKPIPNLSRDGHGAAFPFFYIEPKKYESTLRKYFPENKGPITQIDPIGNSPVIIAKESLKKIAPSWMNVSLGMKQDPEADKAFGWVLEMYAYAVASALHGVKNILYKDFMIQPPWDTEVGKKYIIHYTYGCDYDMKGKLTYGTIGEWRFDKRSYDKVKPPRNLTLPPPGVPESVVTLVKMVNDLI from the exons ATGGGAATGGGTTTTGGGACATACATCAAAACCCTACTAATTACATTCTCAGCAGCTCTAATCACCTACAATGTCATCATCTCTGCAAATGCACCTTTAAAGCTTGATTTCCCAGGACCCAAAAACCCTTCTTTAAATTCTTTCGATTCTTCATTTGACCCAGTAATTAGACTTCCTAATGATCGCAAATCTAAACTGGCTTCAGCTCAAAAGAGGCTCTTTCACACTGCTGTGACTGCCTCGGATTCTGTGTACAATACTTGGCAATGTAGAGTGATGTATTATTGGTTCAAGAAGTTTCAGAGTCAACCCAATTCTGAGATGGGTGGGTTTACTCGTATTTTGCATTCAGGTCAACCGGATAAGTATATGGATGAGATCCCCACTTTTGTTGCTCAGCCTCTCCCTTCTGGGGTGGATCAG GGTTACATAGTTCTCAACAGACCTTGGGCATTCGTACAATGGCTTGAACAAGCAGACATCAAAGAAGA TTATATACTAATGGCAGAGCCAGATCACATTATTGTGAAGCCTATACCTAATTTATCTCGTGATGGGCACGGAGCTGCTTTTCCATTCTTTTATATTGAACCTAAGAAATATGAGTCCACACTCCGGAAGTATTTTCCTGAGAACAAGGGACCAATCACACAAATCGATCCCATTGGGAATTCTCCTGTAATTATTGCTAAG GAATCTCTCAAGAAGATAGCTCCCTCATGGATGAATGTTTCATTGGGAATGAAGCAGGATCCTGAAGCCGACAAAGCTTTTGGCTGGGTTCTTGAGAT GTATGCCTATGCTGTGGCGTCTGCCTTGCATGGTGTAAAGAACATCTTGTATAAGGATTTCATGATTCAG CCTCCGTGGGACACAGAAGTGGGAAAGAAGTATATCATCCATTACACTTACGGATGTGACTACGATATGAAG GGTAAGCTAACATATGGCACGATTGGAGAATGGAGATTTGACAAGAGATCCTATGACAAGGTTAAACCTCCAAGAAACTTGACGCTGCCACCACCCGGTGTTCCTGAAAGTGTG GTGACACTTGTGAAAATGGTGAATGACCTTATTTAG